The proteins below are encoded in one region of Effusibacillus dendaii:
- a CDS encoding magnesium transporter MgtE N-terminal domain-containing protein, translating into MAEQTERNYGKMEWLFYMIILPLLFTSVMVGLVLQLMGYNVTGKLLTVARHTPGLSAIIPPDEATKQEQSQVSKLQKMLEDVKQALGMSQQTNDLLKADLDTKNSELAKLQQQAADKLKADQQLQQNMAQWKQQAKMYSNMSPQNAASILSQMPVADAKNILSVMNADAKASILEKMDPQKAAGIESGVAVQNAAAASPFTTNQAKVYGLMNPAKAAAVLSSMPVADSRQILSGMNPESRAPILENMDPKYAASIETGLPLQTSTPTSTPTASAPVAGPPIPSSVASANAKSSPYYTEAARIYGSMSPDKAASILSQLPLKEIRDVMYGMEPEARSKILEKLDPNLAARVQSSNVNEPFPAQGPTNVYDAMDPAKAASILAQLPIETTTEKLMEMGMDKRAEILSKMKPEDAARISIEMDKDYWPSISNWSTQANIYERMDPAAAAKIVQSMPPAQAKQVVDEMDRDKRDEMIKYMDPKKVAQIMQQ; encoded by the coding sequence ATGGCGGAACAAACGGAACGCAATTACGGAAAGATGGAATGGTTGTTTTACATGATTATCCTTCCGTTGCTGTTTACGAGTGTAATGGTGGGGTTAGTCCTTCAGTTGATGGGATATAACGTAACCGGAAAGTTGTTGACGGTAGCCCGTCATACCCCGGGGCTGAGCGCCATTATTCCGCCGGACGAAGCGACAAAACAGGAACAATCGCAAGTCAGCAAATTGCAAAAAATGTTGGAGGATGTAAAACAGGCGTTAGGTATGTCGCAACAGACGAACGACTTGCTGAAGGCTGATTTGGATACGAAAAATTCGGAACTGGCGAAATTGCAGCAGCAGGCAGCCGATAAATTAAAAGCGGATCAGCAGCTGCAGCAAAACATGGCGCAGTGGAAACAACAGGCCAAAATGTACAGCAATATGTCGCCGCAAAACGCAGCTTCCATCCTTTCTCAAATGCCTGTGGCTGATGCGAAAAACATCCTGAGTGTCATGAATGCGGACGCGAAAGCGTCAATTCTCGAAAAAATGGACCCGCAAAAAGCGGCAGGCATTGAATCTGGCGTAGCGGTTCAGAATGCGGCTGCAGCCAGTCCTTTCACTACGAACCAGGCGAAAGTTTATGGCTTGATGAATCCCGCCAAAGCGGCAGCCGTGTTGTCTTCCATGCCCGTTGCGGATAGCCGCCAAATTTTGAGCGGTATGAATCCGGAAAGCCGGGCGCCGATTCTGGAAAACATGGATCCGAAATATGCGGCCAGCATCGAAACGGGTCTGCCGCTGCAAACGTCAACGCCGACATCAACGCCAACGGCTTCTGCGCCTGTGGCAGGCCCGCCAATTCCAAGTTCGGTTGCTTCTGCGAATGCGAAATCAAGTCCGTATTATACAGAAGCTGCCAGAATATACGGTTCGATGTCGCCTGATAAAGCGGCAAGCATTTTATCGCAACTCCCGTTAAAGGAGATTCGTGATGTGATGTATGGAATGGAACCGGAAGCCCGTTCCAAAATCCTTGAAAAATTGGACCCGAATCTTGCGGCTAGGGTGCAATCCAGCAACGTCAATGAACCTTTCCCTGCACAAGGGCCGACAAACGTCTACGATGCTATGGATCCTGCAAAAGCGGCAAGTATACTTGCCCAACTGCCGATTGAAACAACTACAGAAAAGTTGATGGAAATGGGGATGGACAAACGGGCCGAGATTTTATCGAAGATGAAACCGGAGGATGCAGCGCGCATCTCGATTGAAATGGATAAAGATTATTGGCCGTCCATCAGCAATTGGAGCACACAGGCAAATATTTATGAGCGAATGGATCCTGCGGCGGCCGCTAAAATCGTTCAGAGTATGCCGCCTGCACAGGCAAAACAGGTAGTGGATGAGATGGATCGGGACAAGCGGGATGAAATGATCAAGTATATGGATCCAAAGAAAGTGGCGCAAATCATGCAACAATAG
- a CDS encoding flagellar hook-length control protein FliK, with protein sequence MNTMGSMAPQMAVTAVPQTAQTSVAASAGNASRSSVSSAKNSNLFQKLFADQLAQDSATDRAPALNRLKQLLSGLDPQQMADVLAMLGMSASQLQSLLGASLGTAEPIGAGGTTQNAVMSQIGASNAGMLAPFSSNLVVFGQLLAASGQASVGLNGQTATETPLDRSGNLLTILQDKLAKVLEAAGIPVETAVAKMKQAMGQDKSLVETIAQLLQSADSMQPVNTELESVNAVQTAGQTAQSVNSIQTAQGAFLTFVAGGSSKAAAVDSKTNGKQDLPKTGKSQPVGMQQPAQIRPELDSLQSAVSQTQPDAKQAGQDQTNGLGNPDRGTNPNLSAKTADSDLNSLLLFQMATGKPADGASQSVGQTAQRPIQVTIPAEQFKTDFGGMLLKQATLVQQGGMNEMRITLVPEGLGEMQVRIAGENGRISLQISADTQYAKGLLDSGIGMLRQQLESQGIQVVRLEVVSSSANNNTSASPQGMFSGQQNPQQQTGSGTHNPNRGQQGNAPISIEDSAFLTGDWGEKANGQFDMTA encoded by the coding sequence ATGAATACGATGGGAAGTATGGCTCCGCAAATGGCGGTAACGGCGGTTCCGCAAACGGCACAAACATCTGTTGCGGCGTCTGCTGGTAATGCAAGCAGGAGTTCCGTTAGTAGTGCAAAGAATTCCAATTTGTTCCAGAAGTTGTTTGCCGATCAATTGGCGCAGGATTCGGCGACCGATAGAGCACCTGCCCTGAATCGGTTGAAGCAATTGCTGTCCGGCCTGGACCCGCAGCAAATGGCCGATGTGTTGGCGATGCTCGGGATGAGCGCGAGTCAGTTGCAGAGTTTGCTTGGGGCTTCTCTGGGAACTGCTGAGCCGATAGGTGCAGGCGGAACAACTCAGAATGCCGTCATGAGTCAGATTGGCGCTTCAAATGCAGGCATGCTGGCGCCTTTTTCGTCCAACTTGGTTGTTTTCGGGCAATTGTTGGCTGCCTCCGGTCAAGCATCTGTTGGGTTAAACGGACAGACGGCGACAGAAACGCCATTGGATCGATCCGGAAATCTATTGACCATCCTGCAGGATAAATTGGCCAAGGTATTGGAAGCTGCTGGAATCCCTGTGGAAACGGCTGTTGCCAAAATGAAACAGGCAATGGGTCAAGACAAGTCCCTGGTGGAAACGATCGCTCAGCTTTTGCAATCCGCTGATTCGATGCAGCCAGTCAATACAGAATTGGAATCCGTGAATGCCGTTCAAACAGCCGGTCAGACCGCGCAATCGGTCAACTCGATCCAGACGGCACAAGGTGCCTTCTTGACATTCGTTGCAGGAGGCAGCAGTAAAGCTGCAGCAGTCGATTCGAAAACAAACGGCAAGCAAGATCTGCCCAAAACCGGCAAGTCACAACCGGTTGGCATGCAGCAACCCGCTCAGATACGTCCGGAACTGGACAGTTTGCAGTCAGCTGTTTCACAGACTCAACCGGATGCAAAGCAGGCGGGCCAAGACCAGACAAACGGTTTGGGAAATCCTGATCGGGGAACGAATCCGAATCTTTCGGCAAAAACTGCTGATTCCGATTTGAATTCGCTGTTGCTGTTCCAAATGGCAACTGGCAAGCCTGCTGACGGAGCGAGCCAATCGGTTGGACAAACTGCTCAACGGCCGATACAGGTTACGATCCCTGCGGAACAGTTTAAAACCGATTTTGGCGGCATGTTGTTAAAACAGGCTACTTTGGTTCAGCAGGGTGGAATGAATGAAATGCGGATTACGTTGGTGCCGGAGGGGCTCGGTGAAATGCAGGTTCGAATTGCCGGTGAGAATGGTCGGATTTCTCTGCAGATCTCGGCTGATACACAATATGCCAAAGGGTTGCTCGATTCCGGAATCGGTATGCTGAGGCAGCAACTTGAATCGCAAGGCATCCAAGTCGTCCGGCTGGAAGTGGTTTCCTCTTCTGCCAACAACAATACATCAGCCAGTCCGCAAGGCATGTTCAGTGGTCAACAGAATCCGCAGCAGCAGACTGGATCGGGAACCCATAATCCAAACCGTGGTCAACAGGGAAATGCTCCTATTTCAATTGAGGACAGCGCTTTCTTGACAGGGGATTGGGGTGAGAAAGCAAACGGGCAATTTGATATGACAGCATAG
- a CDS encoding flagellar hook capping FlgD N-terminal domain-containing protein, protein MAVSATSGTTSSTSNSLSQAVNKTLGKDDFLKLLMTQLQYQDPLQPTDNEQFIAQMAQFSSLEQMTNMTSGLEKLQSVMTMGVAAQLLGTTVTYKSADGSNVQGVVSGSQMKDGTMQVQVGNQLVPLDSIISMSK, encoded by the coding sequence ATGGCAGTAAGTGCGACAAGCGGTACAACATCATCGACAAGCAACTCGCTCTCGCAGGCGGTCAACAAAACGCTTGGCAAAGATGATTTTCTGAAGTTGTTGATGACCCAGTTGCAGTATCAAGATCCGTTGCAGCCGACTGATAATGAGCAATTTATCGCGCAGATGGCACAGTTCAGTTCGCTCGAACAGATGACAAACATGACGAGCGGACTTGAGAAATTGCAGAGTGTAATGACGATGGGGGTTGCCGCGCAATTACTGGGAACGACTGTGACTTACAAAAGTGCGGATGGAAGCAACGTACAGGGGGTAGTCAGCGGTTCCCAAATGAAGGACGGGACCATGCAGGTTCAGGTAGGTAACCAACTGGTTCCGCTGGACTCTATCATCAGTATGAGCAAGTGA
- a CDS encoding TIGR02530 family flagellar biosynthesis protein, giving the protein MSQDWLFKVRGPLPTSKLPTQSAERRSVAKPGAFQAQLDKQLQQSDVIVSNHAKQRLQKRDIRLNESDLGRIGEAINQVAAKGGRESLILYKGNAFVVNVPNRTIITAVDQSSMQENVFTNIDSALIL; this is encoded by the coding sequence ATGAGCCAGGATTGGCTGTTTAAGGTTCGTGGACCTTTGCCGACAAGCAAGCTGCCGACACAATCGGCGGAGCGTCGTTCGGTGGCCAAACCGGGAGCGTTTCAGGCGCAGTTGGACAAACAATTGCAGCAATCTGATGTGATTGTCTCCAACCATGCGAAACAACGATTGCAAAAACGGGATATTCGTCTCAACGAATCGGATCTCGGCCGCATCGGAGAAGCGATTAACCAGGTAGCGGCAAAAGGCGGTCGGGAATCGCTGATTCTCTACAAGGGTAACGCGTTTGTCGTAAATGTTCCGAATCGGACTATTATCACGGCGGTCGATCAAAGTTCGATGCAAGAAAATGTATTCACCAATATTGACAGTGCGTTAATTCTCTGA
- the flgG gene encoding flagellar basal body rod protein FlgG — protein sequence MLRSMYSGISGMRGFQTKLDVIGNNIANVNTVGFKAGRVMFKDILSQTVGGATAPGGGAGLGGINPKQIGLGSATASIDTLQTPGSAQTTNVPTDAMINGDGFFVVTDGASDFYTRDGNFKIDAAGNLVLASNGMRVKGVTTQLPATAQSFSIDSLGNVKYVDNTGTTQSMGQMEIAKFQNPGGLMKVGDNLYVPTNNSGSAGNNPLITTAGQNGAGQLIVGALEMSNVDLTNEFTEMIVAQRGFQANSRIITTSDEILQEVVNLKR from the coding sequence ATGCTTCGTTCAATGTATTCAGGAATTTCAGGCATGCGGGGTTTTCAGACCAAACTGGACGTGATCGGCAACAACATCGCAAATGTCAACACGGTTGGCTTCAAGGCAGGGCGGGTAATGTTCAAAGACATCTTGAGCCAGACGGTGGGAGGTGCGACTGCACCTGGCGGCGGCGCGGGTCTTGGCGGTATCAACCCGAAACAGATCGGACTGGGCAGCGCAACGGCTTCGATTGATACGCTCCAAACGCCAGGCAGCGCCCAGACCACCAATGTTCCGACAGATGCGATGATTAACGGTGATGGATTTTTCGTTGTAACCGATGGCGCCAGCGATTTTTATACAAGAGACGGCAACTTTAAAATAGACGCAGCTGGAAACTTAGTGCTTGCTTCTAACGGTATGCGGGTAAAAGGAGTAACCACTCAGCTGCCGGCCACCGCGCAGTCGTTTTCGATCGACAGTCTGGGGAATGTAAAATACGTAGATAATACTGGAACCACGCAGTCTATGGGACAGATGGAGATTGCGAAGTTTCAGAATCCGGGCGGTCTCATGAAAGTTGGCGACAATTTGTATGTGCCGACTAATAACTCTGGCAGTGCAGGTAACAATCCATTGATTACAACTGCCGGTCAGAACGGCGCAGGCCAACTGATCGTCGGTGCGCTTGAAATGTCGAACGTCGACCTGACGAACGAATTTACCGAGATGATCGTGGCTCAGCGCGGTTTCCAGGCAAACTCGCGGATTATCACGACATCTGATGAGATTTTGCAGGAAGTTGTCAACCTGAAACGATAG
- a CDS encoding flagellar FlbD family protein, protein MIRVTRFNGSELVVNAALIEVVEGTPDTVITLVTGKKVVVREPVDDVIRLVTEYYQKIGLMGLQVGRIRGEQGVSE, encoded by the coding sequence ATGATCCGTGTTACACGTTTTAACGGGTCTGAGCTGGTGGTTAACGCCGCATTGATTGAAGTGGTGGAAGGGACGCCTGACACGGTGATCACGCTGGTGACTGGCAAAAAAGTCGTGGTCAGGGAACCGGTTGACGATGTGATACGTCTGGTGACCGAATACTATCAAAAAATCGGACTGATGGGCTTGCAAGTTGGTCGTATACGAGGTGAACAAGGTGTTTCAGAATAG
- a CDS encoding flagellar basal body-associated FliL family protein: MFQNRLFNIALIIIISIAMLGVVAIVGLQYIGSAQNQPKAPKPVAADKLAATQFQVEKITTNLAGSSLIQIQVYLQVDGSKAMDELNLRKVQVKDTITQILHTTTHVDLQKTEGVQLLKQHIKDAVNQYLQNGKVIDVYIPDIVIQ; encoded by the coding sequence GTGTTTCAGAATAGACTGTTTAATATCGCACTGATTATCATCATATCAATTGCCATGCTGGGCGTTGTTGCTATCGTAGGCTTGCAGTACATAGGCAGTGCGCAAAACCAGCCGAAAGCCCCTAAGCCGGTAGCAGCGGACAAATTGGCGGCGACGCAGTTTCAAGTCGAGAAGATTACGACAAATTTAGCCGGTTCCAGCCTGATTCAAATCCAAGTTTACCTGCAGGTCGATGGAAGCAAAGCGATGGATGAGTTGAATTTGCGTAAAGTGCAGGTCAAAGACACGATTACACAGATTCTTCATACGACCACCCATGTGGATCTGCAAAAAACGGAAGGGGTCCAACTCTTGAAGCAGCACATCAAGGACGCAGTCAACCAGTACTTGCAAAACGGCAAAGTGATCGATGTCTACATTCCGGATATTGTGATCCAGTAA
- the fliM gene encoding flagellar motor switch protein FliM, which translates to MAEVLSQSEIDALLSALSSGELSAEEIRKEETERKIRNYDFKRAMRFSKDQIRSITRIYENFSRLLTTYFSAQLRTYVQIQVVSVEQLPYEEFIRSIPKVTILNVFGVNPLDGKFVMEVNPNIAYAMLDRLLGGPGVGQDDFRNLTEIEMTVMMRMFGKSLDYLREAWKGVTDLNPELDLLEVNPQFMQLVSPNETVAVVSLSSKIGETTGMINVCMPHVVLEPIMPKLSAHYWMNVKKPRDNTKGQEALEQSLKKTNLTVAVELGTSSISVGEFLQLAVGDVVKLDQDVNQKVHINVGENRKYLGQPGISRGRVAVQITHVLEEGLIEDDR; encoded by the coding sequence ATGGCGGAAGTGTTGTCACAAAGCGAGATTGATGCTCTGTTATCGGCGCTGTCGTCCGGTGAGTTGTCAGCCGAAGAGATTCGTAAAGAAGAAACGGAACGAAAAATCCGAAATTACGATTTCAAGCGGGCCATGCGATTTTCGAAAGACCAGATCCGCAGCATAACCCGGATTTACGAAAATTTCTCCCGGCTGCTCACCACTTATTTTTCCGCTCAATTGCGTACGTATGTTCAAATCCAGGTCGTTTCGGTGGAACAGCTTCCTTATGAAGAATTTATCCGCTCGATTCCGAAAGTGACGATCCTGAATGTATTTGGGGTCAATCCATTGGATGGAAAATTTGTAATGGAGGTTAACCCCAACATCGCATATGCGATGCTGGACCGGCTGCTGGGCGGTCCGGGAGTCGGACAGGATGATTTCCGCAATTTGACGGAAATTGAAATGACTGTCATGATGCGGATGTTTGGCAAGTCGTTGGACTATTTGAGGGAAGCTTGGAAAGGGGTTACAGACCTGAATCCGGAGCTGGACCTTCTGGAAGTCAATCCGCAGTTTATGCAATTGGTTTCACCAAATGAAACGGTGGCTGTCGTTTCACTCTCTTCCAAAATCGGGGAAACGACGGGAATGATCAACGTTTGTATGCCGCATGTCGTGCTGGAGCCGATCATGCCCAAATTGTCCGCCCATTATTGGATGAATGTAAAAAAACCTCGTGACAATACAAAAGGTCAGGAGGCGCTCGAACAGTCTTTGAAAAAAACCAATTTGACGGTGGCTGTCGAACTGGGTACATCGTCGATCTCAGTCGGTGAATTCCTGCAACTGGCTGTAGGTGATGTCGTGAAACTCGATCAGGATGTCAACCAGAAAGTTCATATCAATGTGGGTGAAAACCGGAAGTATCTGGGTCAACCGGGAATCAGCCGGGGGCGTGTTGCTGTACAGATCACTCATGTACTTGAGGAAGGGCTGATAGAAGATGACAGGTAA
- the fliY gene encoding flagellar motor switch phosphatase FliY: MTGKDFLSQEEIDALLKQGGGGGEPEAESSYSLSDFESDALGEIGNISFGTAATALSTLLRQKVEITTPTVTIVKREELQHDLPIPHVVVKVDYSEGFIGANVLAMRMEDAQIIADLMLGGEGKVTPGELNELHLSAVAEAMNQMMGSASTSMSTIFNMLVNITPPQVEVMEFDEQRAAALFPGDESLVKISFRLTVGDLIDSQIMNLVPFAFAKTMLSKLTGKTETEDTVGQPAPEMAPSQSVPTSNIPQPTAQEPIAASPVQQPSAPMQQPMMTPPMQQPGVPYQSPMAGGAMPMPNAYPSAPVYGMPPGGYMSPPAINVQPAQFSSFGAADPNVMGHGNLGLLLDIPLQVTVELGRTRKQIREILELGPGSILELDKLAGEPVDILVNNKLVAKGEVVVIDENFGVRVTDIITPEERITKLQ; this comes from the coding sequence ATGACAGGTAAAGATTTTCTGTCGCAAGAAGAAATTGATGCGTTGCTCAAACAAGGGGGTGGCGGTGGCGAACCGGAGGCCGAATCGTCATACAGTCTGTCAGATTTTGAATCGGACGCGTTGGGGGAGATTGGCAATATATCGTTTGGTACGGCAGCTACCGCTTTGTCCACTTTGCTCCGACAAAAAGTCGAGATCACGACTCCGACTGTCACCATTGTGAAACGGGAGGAATTGCAGCACGACTTGCCAATTCCCCATGTGGTTGTGAAAGTGGACTATTCGGAAGGATTCATCGGGGCAAACGTGCTTGCTATGCGAATGGAAGACGCGCAAATTATTGCCGATCTGATGCTTGGCGGCGAAGGCAAAGTGACTCCCGGCGAGCTGAATGAACTCCATTTGAGCGCTGTGGCAGAGGCAATGAATCAGATGATGGGATCTGCTTCTACTTCCATGTCGACGATTTTTAACATGTTGGTCAACATTACGCCTCCGCAGGTGGAAGTTATGGAGTTTGACGAACAGCGGGCCGCAGCGTTGTTTCCTGGCGATGAATCGCTGGTGAAAATTTCGTTCCGTTTAACGGTAGGCGATCTGATTGATTCGCAAATTATGAACCTTGTGCCGTTTGCTTTTGCCAAAACGATGTTAAGCAAACTGACCGGCAAGACGGAAACGGAAGATACGGTTGGACAACCGGCACCGGAAATGGCACCCTCTCAGTCAGTTCCTACTTCTAACATCCCGCAGCCAACTGCGCAAGAGCCGATCGCGGCTTCACCCGTACAGCAGCCTTCTGCACCGATGCAGCAACCAATGATGACACCACCTATGCAGCAACCTGGTGTGCCGTATCAATCCCCGATGGCTGGCGGAGCTATGCCGATGCCAAATGCGTATCCGTCTGCACCCGTTTACGGGATGCCTCCAGGCGGTTACATGTCGCCGCCCGCTATCAACGTACAGCCAGCCCAATTTTCTTCGTTTGGCGCAGCCGATCCGAACGTTATGGGGCATGGAAACCTGGGGCTGCTGTTGGATATCCCGCTGCAGGTTACAGTTGAATTAGGCAGAACGCGTAAGCAGATACGGGAAATTCTTGAGTTGGGCCCCGGTTCGATACTGGAATTGGACAAGTTGGCTGGGGAACCGGTTGACATTTTGGTAAACAATAAACTGGTTGCCAAAGGTGAAGTCGTAGTCATCGATGAAAATTTCGGGGTGCGTGTAACAGACATCATCACTCCAGAAGAACGTATCACTAAACTCCAATAA
- a CDS encoding response regulator, translating into MAKKILIVDDAAFMRMMIKEILSKNGYDVVGEAQDGKEAVVKYKELNPDLVTLDITMPEMDGLGALKEIRQFDPNAKVIMCSAMGQQAMVIDAIQAGAKDFIVKPFQADRVLEAINKVLG; encoded by the coding sequence ATGGCTAAAAAAATCTTAATTGTCGACGATGCGGCTTTCATGCGAATGATGATCAAGGAGATACTCAGCAAAAACGGTTACGATGTTGTAGGCGAAGCACAGGATGGAAAAGAGGCGGTGGTCAAATATAAAGAACTGAACCCGGATCTGGTGACGCTCGACATTACAATGCCTGAAATGGATGGTCTTGGGGCCTTGAAAGAAATCCGCCAATTTGATCCAAACGCAAAAGTCATTATGTGTTCTGCGATGGGGCAGCAGGCAATGGTCATTGACGCCATTCAAGCGGGGGCGAAAGATTTCATTGTAAAACCCTTTCAGGCGGACCGTGTGCTGGAAGCGATCAATAAGGTGCTCGGGTAA
- a CDS encoding flagellar biosynthetic protein FliO, translating to MRLLALGKTVQEMIEQGNNPANTQQVSSTVGNGNDWSLLFGILQMIVVLGLVVGVVYLFIKFLAMKTNAGQANSLMRSIAVHPLATNRSIHLVHFEDRVYVIGVGEDVTLLDTILDEESVARLKQHAPAATRSELPSWLTKWLPVQLKQDVEEPVESVPFHDALQEKLRQLKEQRRKITEWESEDK from the coding sequence GTGCGTCTTTTGGCACTAGGAAAAACGGTGCAGGAGATGATTGAACAGGGGAATAACCCGGCTAACACGCAACAGGTTTCATCTACGGTTGGAAACGGGAATGATTGGTCCCTGCTGTTTGGAATTCTACAGATGATCGTTGTGCTTGGGCTGGTAGTCGGTGTCGTGTATCTATTCATTAAGTTCCTGGCTATGAAAACAAATGCCGGTCAAGCAAATTCCTTGATGCGCAGTATTGCCGTTCACCCGCTGGCAACAAACCGATCCATTCATCTGGTACATTTTGAAGATCGTGTCTACGTGATCGGGGTAGGCGAAGATGTTACGCTGTTGGATACGATTCTGGATGAGGAATCGGTGGCACGCTTAAAACAGCACGCTCCTGCTGCAACTCGATCCGAATTGCCAAGTTGGTTGACGAAATGGTTGCCTGTCCAGCTAAAACAGGATGTGGAAGAACCAGTTGAATCCGTTCCTTTCCACGATGCATTGCAGGAAAAACTGCGGCAATTGAAAGAGCAGCGGAGAAAGATCACAGAATGGGAATCGGAAGATAAATGA
- the fliP gene encoding flagellar type III secretion system pore protein FliP (The bacterial flagellar biogenesis protein FliP forms a type III secretion system (T3SS)-type pore required for flagellar assembly.) → MMKLKLLLILTVLIGSVLYGTTANAEQVVIPGIDLNVSSSQSPQNVATSVQIILMLTVLSLAPSILILMTCFTRIIVVFSFARNALSIQQMPPNQVLIGLALFMTLFVMTPTLSQVNQKAVQPYLAGQLTQTEALNQAAIPFKQFMAKQTREKDLMLFIEYRKDPVPKTIEEIPLTTLVPAYAISELKTAFQIGFMLFIPFLIIDLVVSTTLMSMGMMMLPPVMISLPFKILLFVMVDGWYLIVKSLLQGYQ, encoded by the coding sequence ATGATGAAACTAAAACTGCTGCTTATCCTCACCGTGTTGATTGGTAGTGTGTTGTACGGTACGACGGCAAATGCGGAGCAAGTGGTAATTCCGGGCATCGACCTGAACGTAAGCAGTTCGCAAAGCCCGCAAAACGTTGCGACCAGCGTGCAGATTATTTTGATGCTGACTGTGCTTTCGCTGGCACCGTCGATCTTAATTCTGATGACCTGCTTTACACGCATCATCGTGGTGTTTTCGTTTGCGAGAAATGCGCTTTCCATTCAGCAAATGCCGCCAAATCAAGTGCTTATCGGGTTGGCTCTTTTCATGACACTGTTTGTGATGACTCCAACGCTTTCGCAGGTCAATCAAAAGGCGGTACAACCATACCTGGCCGGACAGCTTACACAAACGGAAGCGTTAAATCAGGCGGCGATTCCTTTCAAGCAATTTATGGCCAAACAGACAAGGGAAAAGGATTTAATGTTGTTTATCGAATACCGAAAAGATCCGGTTCCGAAAACGATTGAAGAAATTCCGTTGACCACGTTGGTGCCTGCTTATGCGATCAGCGAACTGAAGACCGCTTTTCAAATTGGTTTTATGCTCTTTATACCGTTTCTGATTATAGACTTGGTTGTATCGACTACATTGATGTCGATGGGGATGATGATGCTTCCCCCTGTAATGATCTCTTTGCCGTTCAAAATTCTATTGTTCGTAATGGTAGACGGTTGGTATCTGATAGTCAAATCCTTGCTGCAAGGATACCAGTAA
- the fliQ gene encoding flagellar biosynthesis protein FliQ, with the protein MGTGFVIQLGQQTMWTTLKIAAPILIFGLVVGLIVSIFQATTQIQEQSLSFIPKILAVVIALAVFGPWMLSVMLDFTNGVLGNLMQFVR; encoded by the coding sequence GTGGGAACCGGTTTTGTCATTCAATTAGGGCAGCAGACGATGTGGACAACCCTTAAAATCGCCGCGCCCATCCTGATTTTTGGACTGGTGGTCGGGCTGATCGTCAGCATTTTTCAAGCCACCACTCAAATTCAAGAACAGTCGTTGTCTTTTATCCCCAAAATTCTGGCGGTTGTTATCGCTTTGGCTGTTTTTGGTCCCTGGATGCTTTCGGTGATGCTTGATTTTACAAATGGTGTTCTGGGCAATTTGATGCAATTCGTGCGATAG